From Neobacillus sp. PS2-9, the proteins below share one genomic window:
- a CDS encoding uroporphyrinogen-III synthase — protein sequence MIQSLPLLDKKVLVPRGENQAKSFSRLVEREGGIPVEIPLISFRPIEKVDRLQDSLKALDTYDWIIFTSNVTVETFFSFYQKEELDERFPKIAVIGKKTAECLEKKGLTTAFVPSAYVAEVFVEEFLPFIQSGMRILLPKGNLAREYISRALSEAGAAVDEIVIYETYLPDESREKLARMLADGQLDILLFTSPSTVDHLMEVVKDYGLEEQVNKCVIGCIGPVTEKKLVEHGLTVHASPKEYTVKEMIKSTIAYLDVEES from the coding sequence ATGATCCAATCATTGCCCTTGCTTGATAAAAAAGTCCTTGTTCCAAGAGGCGAAAATCAAGCAAAATCCTTTTCACGGCTTGTAGAAAGGGAGGGAGGGATTCCAGTCGAAATCCCTCTTATTTCCTTTCGACCCATTGAAAAAGTCGATCGCCTTCAAGACTCTTTGAAGGCCCTTGATACATATGATTGGATTATTTTTACGAGCAATGTAACGGTTGAGACCTTTTTTTCTTTTTACCAAAAGGAAGAATTGGATGAAAGATTTCCTAAAATCGCAGTGATTGGGAAAAAGACGGCAGAGTGCTTGGAGAAAAAAGGGCTAACTACCGCATTCGTTCCATCTGCCTATGTGGCTGAGGTATTTGTTGAGGAGTTTTTACCTTTTATCCAAAGTGGTATGCGGATTTTGCTTCCGAAAGGAAACCTCGCGCGGGAATACATCTCACGAGCCTTATCAGAAGCTGGAGCTGCGGTTGATGAAATCGTCATTTACGAAACCTATCTGCCTGATGAAAGCCGAGAAAAGCTGGCAAGGATGCTGGCTGACGGGCAACTGGATATTCTGCTGTTTACAAGTCCTTCTACGGTGGATCATTTGATGGAGGTTGTCAAAGACTACGGCCTTGAAGAACAGGTAAACAAGTGTGTCATCGGCTGTATCGGTCCGGTAACAGAGAAAAAGCTAGTTGAACACGGCCTTACCGTTCATGCTTCACCAAAGGAATATACCGTAAAAGAAATGATTAAAAGCACTATTGCTTATTTAGATGTGGAGGAATCATAA
- the hemB gene encoding porphobilinogen synthase: MELQFKRHRRLRSSVSMRALVRENHLKAEDFIYPLFIYEGENIRNEVSSMPGVFQVSMDHLQAEMEDIVAHGIKSVLLFGIPATKDACGEQAYHDHGIVQVATRFIKEHFPEIIVVADTCLCEYTSHGHCGVVEGEKILNDASLDLLVKTAVAQAQAGADIIAPSNMMDGFVAAIRAGLDEAGFTEIPIMSYAVKYASAFYGPFREAAEGAPQFGDRKTYQMDPANRMEAFREAESDVAEGADFLIVKPGMPYLDIVRDMKNTFNLPIVIYNVSGEYSMIKAASANGWIDEKNTVLEMLMGMKRAGADLIITYAAKDAIRWLKEDQ; encoded by the coding sequence ATGGAACTTCAATTCAAACGTCATCGCCGCCTGCGTTCTAGTGTCAGCATGCGCGCACTTGTTAGAGAAAATCACTTGAAAGCGGAGGACTTTATCTATCCGCTGTTTATCTATGAAGGGGAAAACATCCGCAATGAAGTGTCATCTATGCCAGGCGTGTTCCAAGTTTCCATGGACCATCTTCAAGCTGAAATGGAAGATATCGTTGCTCATGGCATAAAGTCTGTCCTGTTATTCGGTATTCCTGCGACGAAGGATGCGTGTGGGGAGCAAGCCTATCATGACCACGGAATTGTTCAGGTAGCCACTCGTTTTATTAAAGAACACTTCCCAGAAATCATCGTTGTAGCTGATACTTGCTTGTGTGAATATACAAGCCATGGACACTGTGGCGTCGTTGAAGGGGAAAAAATCCTTAACGATGCGTCATTAGATCTTCTTGTTAAAACAGCAGTGGCACAAGCTCAAGCTGGTGCGGACATTATTGCGCCATCTAACATGATGGACGGCTTTGTTGCTGCTATTCGTGCCGGTCTTGATGAAGCTGGATTTACAGAGATTCCAATTATGTCTTATGCCGTTAAATATGCTTCTGCATTCTACGGACCGTTCCGTGAGGCAGCAGAAGGCGCGCCACAATTCGGTGACCGCAAGACTTATCAAATGGATCCTGCTAACCGAATGGAAGCATTCAGAGAAGCAGAATCGGATGTAGCAGAGGGTGCTGATTTCTTAATTGTTAAACCAGGTATGCCATACCTTGATATCGTTCGTGATATGAAAAATACCTTTAACCTGCCTATTGTTATTTATAACGTAAGCGGTGAGTATTCCATGATTAAGGCAGCTTCTGCAAACGGCTGGATTGACGAGAAAAACACCGTTCTTGAAATGTTGATGGGCATGAAGCGTGCCGGTGCTGACTTGATCATCACGTATGCAGCAAAAGATGCGATTCGCTGGTTGAAAGAAGACCAATAA
- the hemL gene encoding glutamate-1-semialdehyde 2,1-aminomutase — MRSYTKSIEAFKEAQTLMPGGVNSPVRAFKSVNMDPIFMERGKGSKIYDIDGNEYIDYVLSWGPLILGHTNDRVVEAMKKVAELGTSYGAPTLMENELAKLVIERVPSIEVIRMVSSGTEATMSALRLARGYTGRNKILKFEGCYHGHGDSLLIKAGSGVATLGLPDSPGVPEGVASNTITVAYNDLEGVKYAFEQFGEDIACIIVEPVAGNMGLVPPLPGFLEGLREITSSNGALLIFDEVMTGFRVGYNCAQGYFNVTPDITCLGKVIGGGLPVGAYGGKAEIMQQIAPSGPIYQAGTLSGNPLAMTAGYETLSQLTPEHYEEFIRKGDLLEKGFKAAAEKYDIPITFNRAGSMIGFFFTNEEVINFEKAKTSNLEFFAEYYREMAEQGIFLPPSQFEGLFLSTAHTDEDIEKTIQAAEIAFSKLK; from the coding sequence ATGCGCTCATATACAAAATCGATTGAAGCATTTAAAGAAGCCCAAACCCTTATGCCTGGCGGCGTAAACAGTCCAGTTCGTGCCTTTAAATCAGTGAATATGGACCCGATTTTTATGGAAAGAGGCAAAGGGTCTAAAATTTATGATATCGATGGCAATGAATACATTGACTATGTACTTTCATGGGGTCCTCTAATCCTTGGACATACCAATGACCGTGTCGTCGAAGCAATGAAAAAAGTAGCGGAGCTTGGTACAAGCTATGGTGCTCCTACTTTGATGGAAAATGAGCTGGCAAAGCTTGTCATTGAACGTGTTCCATCAATCGAGGTAATACGGATGGTATCATCAGGTACGGAAGCAACGATGAGTGCCCTTCGTTTAGCAAGAGGATATACAGGCCGTAATAAGATTTTGAAGTTCGAAGGCTGCTATCATGGCCATGGGGATTCCCTGTTAATTAAAGCCGGATCAGGTGTGGCTACACTAGGACTTCCTGACAGCCCTGGCGTTCCTGAAGGAGTAGCATCCAATACGATTACGGTAGCGTACAACGATCTTGAAGGTGTAAAGTATGCGTTTGAGCAATTTGGTGAAGATATCGCCTGTATCATTGTTGAGCCAGTTGCTGGGAATATGGGTCTTGTTCCGCCGCTTCCTGGATTCTTGGAAGGACTGCGTGAGATTACTTCATCAAATGGCGCATTGCTCATTTTTGACGAGGTTATGACTGGCTTCCGCGTGGGCTACAACTGTGCACAAGGGTACTTCAATGTAACTCCTGATATCACTTGTCTTGGAAAAGTAATCGGTGGTGGACTTCCAGTAGGGGCATACGGCGGTAAAGCTGAAATCATGCAGCAAATCGCTCCAAGCGGTCCGATTTACCAAGCTGGAACCCTTTCTGGTAACCCGCTTGCTATGACAGCAGGTTATGAAACTTTGAGCCAATTAACGCCGGAACATTACGAGGAGTTTATCCGTAAGGGAGATCTTCTTGAAAAAGGCTTTAAGGCGGCTGCTGAAAAGTACGATATTCCAATTACATTTAACCGTGCGGGATCCATGATTGGTTTCTTCTTCACCAATGAAGAGGTTATTAACTTTGAAAAAGCAAAAACATCTAATTTAGAGTTCTTTGCAGAGTACTACCGTGAAATGGCGGAGCAAGGTATCTTCTTACCACCTTCTCAATTCGAAGGATTATTCCTATCGACTGCCCATACGGATGAAGACATTGAAAAAACAATACAAGCAGCGGAAATTGCATTTTCGAAGCTTAAATAA
- the spoVID gene encoding stage VI sporulation protein D: MKDTKGGVALSQENQSCLRFSLEESLWFRKGQEVEELLSISLDPDITIQENDQYVTIRGSLELTGEYKSYEPSNEGSEEEVTSQKFVERVAEREEGTCEFSHRFPVDITIPNNRIQSIYDIDVLVESFDYATPERSCLKLSAELTISGLYDAEQQEQVEPEYEVLNRYEIEEAEEEAAIEQAAVQSTYENNFLFEAEARKQQEEEEVEVLPKFPTFNYQPSAEEQEEFEPEWARNEGGQPVEIEEEEIVVQEQAAPQPEVIFEEEVKHVEESSSSPEEAPKVKKKKAAKKKSMTLTEFFARKDENSAQTSLRVCIVQKGDTVSTLADRYDVTVQNLLRENNLELNQDVYEGQVLYIPSAFAKK; the protein is encoded by the coding sequence GTGAAGGATACGAAAGGAGGAGTCGCTTTGTCCCAAGAGAATCAATCGTGCCTACGATTTTCTTTGGAGGAATCTTTGTGGTTTAGAAAAGGACAGGAAGTCGAGGAACTTCTATCGATTTCTCTAGACCCGGATATTACCATCCAGGAAAACGATCAGTACGTAACCATACGTGGTTCGCTGGAGCTTACCGGCGAATATAAAAGTTACGAACCTAGCAATGAGGGTAGCGAAGAGGAAGTAACATCCCAAAAATTTGTTGAAAGGGTGGCAGAACGCGAGGAGGGCACCTGTGAATTTTCACATCGCTTCCCAGTCGATATCACCATCCCGAACAATCGGATTCAAAGCATCTATGATATTGATGTTCTCGTTGAATCATTCGATTATGCTACACCAGAGCGCAGTTGCCTTAAACTATCTGCAGAGCTGACCATCAGTGGTTTATATGATGCAGAGCAGCAGGAACAAGTAGAACCTGAATATGAGGTACTTAACCGTTACGAAATTGAAGAGGCTGAGGAAGAAGCAGCCATTGAACAAGCAGCAGTTCAAAGCACATACGAAAACAACTTCTTATTTGAAGCAGAGGCAAGAAAACAACAGGAAGAGGAAGAAGTAGAAGTATTACCGAAGTTCCCAACCTTTAACTATCAGCCTTCTGCAGAGGAACAAGAAGAATTTGAGCCTGAATGGGCCAGAAATGAAGGCGGCCAGCCAGTTGAGATTGAAGAAGAGGAAATCGTTGTTCAAGAACAAGCAGCACCACAACCAGAGGTTATTTTTGAAGAGGAAGTAAAGCATGTAGAAGAAAGCTCTTCATCTCCTGAGGAAGCACCTAAGGTCAAGAAGAAGAAGGCAGCCAAGAAAAAGAGTATGACACTTACCGAATTTTTTGCAAGGAAAGATGAAAACTCCGCCCAAACCAGTTTACGAGTTTGCATAGTACAGAAGGGGGATACAGTAAGTACCCTCGCAGACCGTTATGATGTTACGGTTCAAAATCTGTTGCGCGAAAATAATCTGGAACTCAATCAAGATGTGTATGAGGGGCAAGTATTATATATCCCTAGTGCTTTTGCAAAAAAATAA
- the ysxE gene encoding spore coat protein YsxE: MNESNRIQMLAPVLKNYYIEPHFVEDYGTVQKIYSNKGTFALKKINPSIGTDFIRHVHLLYQKGFNRIVPIYPTMDGRYAVLHENDLYYLMPWMPNDLKENREQTNLQLFRELARLHTLSAKEITVNKEERTEHYEKTIQEMEKQQEFLDGFIDQCEKKTYMSPFELLYCMYYNEISQALRFSKTKFEEWYESTKETEKARMVITHGKLASEHFLYDDRGYGYFINFENARYGSPIHDLLPYLSRAINTRPKRSDTAIDWVYHYFKYFPFKPDEKLLFFSYLALPIPIIQVAESYYRKQGRKNELKYVSQLQHRYWHLKNSEYIVMKMTEIENAQKAKEGAQQQS; the protein is encoded by the coding sequence ATGAATGAGTCAAATCGGATACAAATGCTAGCACCCGTATTAAAAAATTATTATATTGAACCTCATTTTGTAGAGGATTATGGTACGGTACAAAAAATTTATTCCAATAAAGGTACGTTTGCCTTAAAGAAAATCAATCCCTCAATCGGGACTGATTTCATTCGCCATGTGCATCTTCTGTACCAAAAAGGATTTAATCGCATCGTCCCAATTTATCCAACAATGGACGGCAGGTATGCGGTGCTGCACGAAAATGACTTGTACTATCTCATGCCCTGGATGCCAAATGATTTAAAAGAAAACCGCGAGCAAACCAATCTGCAATTATTTCGCGAATTAGCGAGACTTCATACCCTTTCGGCAAAAGAAATCACTGTCAACAAAGAAGAACGAACAGAGCATTATGAAAAGACCATTCAAGAGATGGAAAAACAACAGGAATTCCTGGATGGTTTTATCGATCAATGCGAAAAAAAGACCTACATGTCTCCGTTCGAATTATTGTATTGCATGTATTATAACGAAATTAGCCAAGCGCTAAGGTTTTCAAAAACAAAATTTGAAGAATGGTACGAAAGCACAAAGGAAACCGAAAAGGCCCGTATGGTCATAACCCATGGGAAATTAGCTTCTGAGCATTTTTTGTATGATGATCGAGGATACGGCTATTTTATTAATTTTGAAAATGCACGTTATGGTTCCCCGATTCATGATTTGCTCCCTTACCTTTCTCGTGCAATTAATACCAGGCCGAAGCGGAGTGATACAGCGATCGACTGGGTGTACCATTATTTCAAATACTTCCCGTTTAAACCAGATGAGAAGCTATTATTCTTCAGCTATTTAGCTCTTCCCATTCCAATCATACAGGTAGCGGAGAGCTATTATCGAAAGCAGGGGCGAAAAAATGAGTTGAAATATGTCAGCCAGCTGCAGCACCGATACTGGCATTTAAAGAATTCTGAGTATATTGTCATGAAAATGACGGAAATCGAAAACGCACAAAAAGCAAAAGAAGGAGCCCAGCAGCAGTCATAA
- a CDS encoding valine--tRNA ligase: METKELTMPTKYDPQSIEKGRYDWWLQGKYFEAKDDEGKQPYTVVIPPPNVTGKLHLGHAWDTTLQDIVTRMKRMQGYDVLWLPGMDHAGIATQAKVEEKLRSEGKSRYDLGREKFVEETWKWKDEYASHIRQQWSKLGLGLDYSRERFTLDEGLSDAVREVFVTLYNKGLIYRGEYIINWDPSTKTALSDIEVIYKDVQGAFYHLRYPLADGTGSIEVATTRPETMLGDTAVAVHPEDERYKHLIGKTVILPIVGREIPIVADDYVDMEFGSGAVKITPAHDPNDFELGNRHNLERILVMNEDGSMNDKAGKYKGLDRFDCRKQIVKDLQEQGVLFKIEEHLHSVGHSERSGAVVEPYLSTQWFVKMQPLADEAIALQNKEYKVNFVPDRFEKTYLRWMENIRDWCISRQLWWGHRIPAWYHKETGEVYVGHEAPADAENWEQDKDVLDTWFSSALWPFSTMGWPNKEAADFKRYFPTDVLVTGYDIIFFWVSRMIFQSIEFTGERPFKDVLIHGLVRDEQGRKMSKSLGNGVDPMDVIDQYGADSLRYFLSTGSSPGQDLRYSTEKVEATWNFANKIWNASRFALMNMDGMTYEEIDFSGEKSVADKWILTRLNETIDHVTKLSERYEFGEVGRALYNFIWDDFCDWYIEMAKLPLYGENEAAKKTTRSILAYVLDQTMRLLHPFMPFITEEIWQNLPHAGESITTAAWPEVKSELSDDKAAQDMKLLMEMIRAVRNIRAEVNTPMSKKIKMLVKAKDESILKAIETNRSYIERFCNPEELQMGIDIESPEKAMTAVITGLEIILPLEGLINIDEEIARLEKEYEKLNKEVERVQKKLSNEGFMKKAPESVVAEERAKENDYLEKRSIVEARIKELRG; this comes from the coding sequence ATGGAAACAAAAGAATTAACGATGCCAACGAAATACGACCCGCAATCGATTGAAAAAGGTCGTTATGACTGGTGGCTGCAAGGAAAGTATTTTGAAGCAAAGGATGACGAGGGGAAACAGCCATATACCGTTGTTATTCCACCGCCAAACGTAACAGGTAAGCTTCATCTAGGTCACGCATGGGATACAACCCTTCAAGATATTGTTACTCGTATGAAACGGATGCAAGGCTATGACGTGCTTTGGCTTCCTGGGATGGACCATGCGGGAATTGCCACACAAGCGAAGGTAGAAGAGAAGCTTCGCAGTGAAGGCAAAAGCCGTTACGACTTAGGACGTGAAAAGTTTGTTGAGGAGACATGGAAGTGGAAGGATGAATATGCTTCACACATCCGTCAGCAATGGTCGAAGCTAGGATTAGGCTTAGATTACAGCCGTGAGCGGTTCACTTTGGATGAAGGCCTATCAGATGCGGTTCGCGAAGTATTCGTTACCCTTTATAATAAAGGCTTAATTTACCGCGGCGAATATATTATTAACTGGGATCCTTCCACGAAAACTGCCCTTTCTGACATTGAAGTAATCTATAAAGATGTTCAGGGGGCGTTTTACCATCTGAGATATCCTTTAGCAGATGGCACTGGTTCCATCGAGGTTGCGACAACTCGTCCAGAAACGATGCTCGGTGATACAGCTGTTGCGGTTCATCCTGAAGATGAGCGCTACAAGCACTTAATTGGCAAAACCGTTATTCTGCCAATCGTTGGCCGTGAAATTCCAATCGTAGCAGATGATTATGTAGATATGGAGTTCGGTTCTGGGGCGGTTAAAATTACCCCTGCACACGATCCGAACGATTTTGAACTTGGCAACCGACATAATCTTGAGCGTATTCTCGTTATGAATGAAGACGGCTCGATGAATGACAAAGCAGGAAAATATAAAGGTTTGGATCGCTTCGATTGCCGAAAGCAAATTGTAAAGGACCTACAAGAACAAGGCGTTCTTTTCAAAATTGAAGAGCATCTCCATTCCGTAGGCCATTCCGAACGTAGTGGTGCAGTTGTTGAACCTTACCTATCTACTCAATGGTTCGTTAAGATGCAACCACTGGCAGATGAAGCAATTGCCCTGCAAAATAAAGAATACAAAGTCAACTTTGTTCCTGACCGTTTTGAGAAAACCTACTTGCGTTGGATGGAAAATATCCGTGATTGGTGTATTTCACGTCAGCTTTGGTGGGGACACCGGATTCCTGCATGGTATCACAAAGAAACAGGTGAAGTATATGTTGGTCACGAAGCACCAGCAGACGCTGAAAACTGGGAGCAGGACAAAGACGTATTAGATACATGGTTCAGCTCAGCATTATGGCCCTTCTCAACCATGGGCTGGCCGAACAAAGAAGCAGCTGATTTTAAACGTTATTTCCCAACAGACGTTTTGGTAACAGGCTACGATATCATTTTCTTCTGGGTATCCAGAATGATTTTCCAAAGCATCGAATTTACAGGTGAACGTCCATTTAAAGATGTTCTAATCCATGGTCTTGTTCGTGATGAACAGGGACGTAAAATGAGTAAATCACTTGGTAACGGTGTGGACCCAATGGATGTCATTGATCAATATGGGGCAGACTCCTTACGATACTTCTTATCGACTGGATCGTCTCCAGGTCAGGATTTACGCTACAGCACCGAAAAAGTTGAAGCAACCTGGAACTTTGCTAATAAAATTTGGAATGCTTCTCGTTTTGCCTTAATGAACATGGATGGCATGACTTACGAAGAAATTGATTTCAGTGGTGAAAAATCCGTTGCGGATAAATGGATTTTAACAAGATTAAATGAAACGATTGACCATGTTACCAAGCTTTCAGAACGCTACGAATTCGGTGAAGTAGGCCGTGCATTATACAACTTCATTTGGGATGACTTCTGTGATTGGTACATTGAAATGGCGAAGCTTCCATTATATGGTGAAAATGAAGCAGCGAAGAAAACGACTCGGTCCATCCTTGCTTATGTATTAGATCAAACGATGCGTCTGTTACATCCATTTATGCCGTTCATTACCGAGGAAATTTGGCAGAACCTCCCACATGCTGGTGAGTCCATTACAACAGCTGCATGGCCAGAGGTAAAATCAGAGCTTTCCGATGACAAGGCAGCACAGGATATGAAGCTACTTATGGAAATGATTCGCGCGGTACGTAACATTCGTGCGGAAGTGAATACGCCAATGAGTAAGAAAATTAAAATGCTGGTTAAAGCGAAGGACGAATCAATCCTGAAGGCCATCGAAACAAACCGCAGCTATATCGAGCGCTTCTGTAATCCAGAGGAATTACAAATGGGCATCGATATTGAATCACCTGAAAAAGCGATGACAGCGGTTATTACAGGCTTGGAAATCATTCTTCCGCTTGAAGGCTTAATTAATATTGACGAAGAAATTGCTCGTCTTGAGAAGGAATACGAAAAATTAAATAAAGAAGTAGAGCGCGTTCAAAAGAAATTAAGCAATGAAGGATTTATGAAGAAAGCACCTGAAAGTGTTGTTGCTGAAGAGCGTGCAAAGGAAAATGACTATCTTGAAAAAAGAAGCATCGTGGAAGCACGCATTAAAGAATTAAGAGGGTAA
- a CDS encoding folylpolyglutamate synthase/dihydrofolate synthase family protein — protein MFTSYKEALDWIHARLRLGIKPGLKRMEWMMDKLGSPEKKIQTIHVGGTNGKGSTVTYLRNILQVAGYSVGTFTSPYIEQFNERISVNGKPITDEELLHLANVIRPLADELEETELGGPTEFEVITAMSFYYFAEMGKVDVVVYEVGLGGRFDSTNILHPLVSIITNIGLDHTNILGNSYEEIAFEKAGIIKEHTPIFTAVKHPGALKVIENQAEKMKAPIYRLNQEFSISEHQSLTKGEKFTLTTPSQAFNDFEISMIGQHQTENAALAVCAALYLNQEGSFLISDQAIREGLKKAYWPGRFEILSENPLVIIDGAHNEEGITALVKELSTRYKERHIHIVFAALKDKKLDEMIAKLDQVANQISFVSFDFPRAAAAEELLKISQSTNKVAVTNWESYLLEEIQAIDSSSMLVITGSLYFISEIKPHLCKYLKNMKISL, from the coding sequence ATGTTTACTTCATATAAAGAAGCCCTAGACTGGATCCACGCGAGATTACGGCTTGGGATTAAGCCTGGTTTGAAACGAATGGAATGGATGATGGACAAGCTGGGTTCCCCTGAAAAGAAGATCCAAACGATCCATGTGGGTGGGACAAATGGAAAAGGCTCGACCGTCACCTACCTTCGAAATATTTTACAAGTTGCAGGCTATTCGGTGGGTACCTTCACCTCACCTTATATCGAGCAATTTAATGAGCGCATTAGTGTCAATGGAAAACCGATTACGGATGAAGAGCTTTTACACCTGGCCAATGTTATTCGACCATTAGCAGATGAATTGGAAGAAACGGAGCTTGGGGGACCGACTGAGTTTGAAGTGATCACCGCTATGTCGTTTTATTATTTTGCAGAAATGGGCAAGGTGGACGTGGTTGTTTATGAAGTGGGATTAGGAGGACGATTTGATTCCACCAACATTCTTCATCCACTAGTTTCTATTATTACAAATATCGGATTGGACCACACGAACATTCTTGGAAACTCGTATGAGGAAATCGCTTTTGAAAAAGCAGGTATCATCAAGGAGCATACGCCCATTTTTACGGCGGTTAAACATCCAGGAGCTCTTAAAGTAATAGAAAATCAGGCAGAAAAAATGAAAGCACCGATTTATCGACTGAACCAGGAATTTTCCATTTCTGAGCACCAATCATTGACTAAAGGTGAAAAGTTTACTTTAACTACACCATCACAAGCCTTCAATGATTTCGAAATTAGTATGATCGGTCAGCATCAAACGGAAAATGCGGCCCTTGCAGTCTGTGCAGCACTATACTTAAATCAAGAGGGTTCCTTTCTTATCAGTGACCAAGCCATTAGAGAAGGCCTGAAAAAGGCATACTGGCCAGGCAGGTTTGAAATTCTATCTGAAAACCCGTTAGTTATCATCGATGGGGCTCACAATGAGGAAGGGATTACAGCCCTAGTAAAAGAATTATCAACGAGATATAAAGAACGACACATCCATATTGTGTTTGCCGCATTAAAGGATAAGAAGTTGGATGAAATGATTGCAAAGCTGGATCAAGTAGCTAATCAAATCTCATTTGTCAGCTTTGATTTTCCACGGGCAGCTGCAGCGGAAGAGTTACTGAAGATCAGTCAATCTACCAATAAGGTGGCAGTAACCAACTGGGAGTCCTACCTTTTAGAGGAGATTCAGGCTATAGATTCTTCTAGTATGCTTGTTATTACTGGTTCTCTCTATTTTATCTCTGAGATAAAACCACATTTATGTAAATATTTGAAAAATATGAAAATTTCTTTGTGA
- a CDS encoding sensor domain-containing diguanylate cyclase: protein MVKPLTKQAIFLVWFLLVPAGLWFTYHTYPLEINGHWIDLLAFLLLTSVVASMPIVINEMYIFLIQWVALATFLRFGLFVEIIFAQIAVVVLLLKLRILRRGEFFRLPLNLIMFFFVSFLSGGLYYLLGGDTGEKLQINADFLLLAVLYAVLSYTLNQVILAFNLYVIYKSKDPFFGKELFVETITTLITFPIGFILYILYNNLGLLALLFVGVPFVSLSMIFNLYYSSEKINEYLQKAAEIGHQMAERLYIDDVVNLFIQKLSEMLPVDYAYILEASGDELKLIRRIESGNALPNDQQTMSIHEGISGMVWESRKAFLFKTKKDWIEYSNGYIPKDAESILGVPIIRSKKLIGVLLLASRRKRAYEKSQLMIIDILCSHFAVAIENARHYEQTKRQSERCALTSLYNYRYFENMLTEEFEKLTRFERKMLSLIILDIDHFKNVNDTYGHQSGNEILCELANRLNKLVGGRGTVARYGGEEFVVLLPDVSKEDAYQMAELIRQSIANWPFIISQSLDQKHQQVRITASIGVATAPEDAEDALALIRHADRALYVGAKRAGRNRVAEYSSC, encoded by the coding sequence ATGGTTAAACCGCTAACAAAACAAGCCATTTTTCTTGTATGGTTTTTATTAGTACCTGCAGGGCTGTGGTTTACCTATCATACGTATCCTCTTGAGATTAATGGGCATTGGATAGATCTATTAGCCTTTTTGTTATTAACCTCTGTGGTTGCTTCCATGCCTATTGTCATTAACGAAATGTATATCTTTTTAATTCAATGGGTGGCGCTGGCTACCTTTTTGCGGTTTGGTTTATTCGTTGAGATTATCTTTGCTCAAATTGCAGTTGTTGTATTATTACTTAAACTAAGGATCCTTCGCAGGGGTGAATTTTTCCGCTTACCGCTAAATTTGATTATGTTCTTTTTCGTTTCTTTTTTAAGTGGCGGTTTATATTATTTACTTGGCGGAGATACAGGAGAAAAACTACAAATTAATGCAGACTTCTTGTTGTTGGCGGTCTTGTATGCGGTACTTAGCTATACCTTAAATCAAGTGATTCTCGCATTTAATTTATATGTGATTTATAAAAGTAAGGATCCTTTTTTTGGGAAAGAACTCTTTGTCGAGACAATCACTACGTTAATTACCTTCCCAATCGGATTCATTTTGTACATTCTTTATAATAATTTAGGCTTATTAGCCCTCCTCTTTGTGGGAGTGCCATTTGTTAGCTTATCTATGATCTTTAATCTCTATTATTCTAGTGAAAAAATAAATGAGTACCTGCAAAAGGCAGCCGAAATTGGTCATCAAATGGCTGAACGCTTGTATATTGATGATGTCGTTAACCTATTTATTCAGAAATTAAGTGAAATGCTACCAGTAGACTATGCTTATATACTTGAGGCTAGTGGCGATGAACTGAAATTGATTCGCCGGATTGAATCAGGGAATGCGTTACCAAATGATCAGCAGACTATGAGTATTCATGAAGGAATCAGTGGAATGGTTTGGGAAAGCCGAAAGGCCTTCCTATTCAAAACTAAGAAGGACTGGATTGAGTATTCGAATGGCTACATTCCGAAGGATGCCGAAAGTATTCTGGGTGTACCCATCATTCGAAGTAAAAAGTTAATTGGTGTCTTACTGTTAGCTTCAAGAAGAAAACGGGCCTATGAAAAATCTCAACTAATGATTATCGATATTCTTTGCTCTCATTTTGCCGTAGCAATTGAAAATGCACGCCATTATGAGCAAACCAAGAGACAGAGCGAACGTTGTGCCTTAACGAGTCTATATAATTATCGTTACTTTGAGAATATGCTAACAGAAGAATTTGAAAAACTCACCCGTTTCGAACGCAAAATGCTTTCATTAATTATTCTCGACATTGACCATTTTAAAAACGTGAATGACACGTATGGCCATCAAAGTGGAAATGAAATTCTATGCGAACTGGCTAACAGGTTAAATAAGCTGGTAGGAGGCCGAGGAACTGTTGCCCGGTATGGTGGCGAGGAATTTGTGGTCCTTTTACCAGATGTATCAAAAGAAGATGCCTATCAAATGGCTGAACTCATCCGTCAATCCATCGCCAACTGGCCTTTCATCATAAGCCAGTCGTTAGACCAAAAGCATCAGCAAGTCAGAATCACGGCTTCCATCGGTGTGGCAACCGCACCAGAGGATGCTGAAGATGCATTAGCATTAATCCGCCATGCAGATCGGGCGCTTTATGTTGGGGCTAAGAGGGCTGGACGGAATCGTGTTGCGGAATATTCTTCATGTTAA